In Herbaspirillum seropedicae, a single window of DNA contains:
- a CDS encoding formate dehydrogenase subunit gamma encodes MKRQQVFDVAAVRGIIAERKEMAGAMLPILHGIQEKVGYIPADAVPMIAGELNVSRAEVHGVISFYHFFRQEPAGRHVVQVCRAEACQARGGEALAEHAQNVLGCGFHDTSADGQFTLEPVYCLGQCAIGPNLTLDDELHARVDADKFKRLIQAKREA; translated from the coding sequence ATGAAGAGGCAACAGGTTTTCGACGTGGCGGCGGTGCGCGGCATCATCGCCGAGCGCAAGGAGATGGCCGGCGCCATGCTCCCCATCCTGCATGGCATCCAGGAAAAAGTCGGCTATATCCCCGCCGATGCGGTGCCGATGATCGCGGGGGAGTTGAATGTCTCGCGCGCCGAGGTGCATGGGGTGATCTCCTTCTATCACTTCTTCCGCCAGGAGCCGGCGGGCCGGCATGTGGTGCAGGTCTGCCGCGCCGAAGCCTGCCAGGCGCGTGGCGGCGAAGCCCTGGCCGAGCATGCGCAGAACGTGCTGGGCTGCGGCTTCCACGACACCAGCGCCGATGGCCAGTTCACGCTGGAGCCGGTGTATTGCCTGGGCCAGTGCGCCATCGGTCCCAACCTCACCCTCGATGACGAGCTGCACGCCCGCGTCGATGCCGACAAGTTCAAGCGCTTGATCCAGGCCAAGCGGGAGGCATGA
- a CDS encoding formate dehydrogenase beta subunit gives MSANDTVTVYVPRDSTALALGANEVAAAITAEAHKRGQSIKLVRNGSRGMFWLEPLVEVATAAGRVAYGPVAPEDVAGLFDAGLLQGGQHALHLGLTEEIAFLKNQERLTFARVGIIDPLSLEDYLAHEGYVGLKNALAKTPEAIVQEMIASGLRGRGGAAFPTGIKWQTVLRAQSAQKYVVCNADEGDSGTFSDRMIMEDDPFTLIEGMTIAGVAVGATEGYIYVRSEYPHSIATLEQAIAIAHAQGYLGDDILGSGKSFRLEVRKGAGAYICGEETAMLESLEGKRGVVRAKPPLPAIEGLFGKPTVINNLISLASVPVILARGADFYKNFGVGRSHGTLPFQLAGNIRQGGLVEKAFGLTLRQLLEDFGGGSASGRPIRAVQMGGPLGAYLPQSQFDTPLDYEAFAAIGAMIGHGGLVAFDDSVDMARQARYAMQFCAVESCGKCTPCRIGSTRGVEVIDKIIANDDRAQQIHLLKSLCDTMVNGSLCAMGGMTPFPVLSALNHFPEDFGAPSEQAA, from the coding sequence ATGAGCGCTAACGATACCGTGACCGTCTACGTTCCGCGCGACTCCACCGCACTGGCGCTGGGCGCCAATGAAGTGGCCGCCGCCATCACCGCCGAGGCGCACAAACGCGGCCAGTCCATCAAGCTGGTGCGCAATGGTTCGCGCGGCATGTTCTGGCTGGAACCGCTGGTGGAAGTGGCCACGGCGGCGGGCCGCGTGGCCTATGGGCCGGTGGCGCCGGAAGATGTCGCCGGGCTGTTCGATGCGGGCCTGCTGCAAGGCGGCCAGCATGCGCTGCACCTGGGGCTGACCGAAGAGATTGCTTTCCTGAAGAACCAGGAGCGCCTCACCTTCGCCCGCGTGGGCATCATCGATCCCCTCTCGCTGGAAGACTACCTGGCCCACGAAGGCTACGTGGGCCTGAAGAATGCGCTGGCCAAGACGCCCGAGGCCATCGTCCAGGAGATGATAGCTTCCGGCTTGCGTGGCCGGGGTGGTGCGGCCTTCCCGACCGGCATCAAATGGCAGACCGTGCTGCGCGCGCAATCGGCGCAGAAGTACGTGGTCTGCAATGCCGACGAAGGGGACTCCGGCACCTTCTCGGATCGCATGATCATGGAAGACGATCCCTTCACCCTCATCGAAGGCATGACCATTGCCGGTGTCGCCGTGGGCGCGACCGAAGGCTACATCTACGTGCGCTCCGAATATCCGCATTCGATTGCCACCCTGGAGCAAGCCATCGCCATTGCCCATGCACAGGGTTACCTGGGCGATGACATCCTGGGTTCCGGCAAGTCCTTCCGCCTGGAAGTGCGCAAGGGCGCCGGGGCCTACATCTGCGGCGAAGAAACGGCCATGCTGGAAAGCCTGGAAGGCAAGCGCGGCGTGGTGCGCGCCAAGCCGCCGCTGCCGGCCATCGAAGGCCTGTTCGGCAAGCCCACCGTGATCAACAACCTGATCTCGCTGGCCTCGGTCCCGGTGATCCTGGCGCGCGGTGCAGACTTCTACAAGAACTTCGGCGTGGGTCGCTCGCATGGCACGCTGCCGTTCCAGCTGGCCGGCAACATCCGGCAGGGGGGGCTGGTGGAGAAGGCTTTTGGCCTCACGCTGCGCCAGTTGCTGGAAGACTTCGGCGGCGGCAGCGCCAGCGGTCGCCCAATTCGCGCGGTGCAGATGGGTGGCCCGCTGGGCGCCTATCTGCCGCAGTCGCAGTTCGATACGCCGCTGGACTATGAGGCCTTTGCCGCCATCGGCGCCATGATCGGCCACGGTGGCCTGGTGGCCTTCGATGACAGTGTGGACATGGCCCGGCAGGCGCGCTACGCCATGCAGTTCTGCGCCGTGGAATCCTGCGGCAAGTGCACCCCTTGCCGCATCGGCTCCACACGCGGCGTGGAAGTGATCGACAAGATCATCGCCAATGACGACCGTGCGCAACAGATCCATCTGTTGAAGAGCCTGTGCGACACCATGGTCAATGGCTCGCTGTGCGCCATGGGCGGCATGACGCCGTTCCCGGTGCTGTCGGCCCTGAACCATTTCCCGGAAGACTTCGGCGCGCCCAGCGAACAGGCGGCCTGA
- a CDS encoding OFA family MFS transporter → MAFDFLNKEHTVAKPGFNRWLVPPAALAIHLCIGMAYGFSVFWLPLSKALGVTAPIACGADVGFFAQVFSSSCDWKISMLGWMYTMFFVLLGISAALWGGWLEHAGPRKAGVVAAICWCGGLLISALGVKTHQIWLMWLGSGVIGGVGLGLGYISPVSTLIKWFPDRRGMATGMAIMGFGGGALVGTPLADALMKKFATPTSVGVWETFVVMAVIYFVFMMAGAFGYRVPPTGWKPAGWTPPVAKSSATMITQNHVHVSKVWGIPQFWLVWLVLCLNVSAGIGVIGIASPMLQEVFGGKLLGVNIGFNDLSVEQKTAIAALAAGFTGLISLFNIGGRFAWASCSDFFGRKMTYAIFFVLGFVLYVSLPWSAKAGNIPLFVGAVCIILSMYGGGFATVPAYLADLFGTQMVGAIHGRLLTAWATAGILGPVVVNYMREYQLAQGMPKNEVYNTTMYILAGMLILGLICNLLIRPVAAKHFMTPEELAHEKKLAHEKSAADAAVTAGSGDMSQIGSGGNPVFIGLAWAAVGIPLIWGITLVLQKSAVLFR, encoded by the coding sequence ATGGCTTTCGATTTCCTGAACAAGGAACACACAGTCGCCAAGCCTGGCTTCAATCGCTGGCTGGTCCCGCCAGCAGCACTCGCAATCCACCTTTGCATCGGTATGGCCTACGGTTTTTCCGTGTTCTGGCTGCCGCTGTCCAAGGCCCTGGGCGTGACCGCGCCCATCGCCTGCGGCGCCGATGTCGGTTTCTTCGCCCAGGTCTTCTCGTCCTCCTGTGACTGGAAGATTTCCATGCTGGGCTGGATGTACACGATGTTCTTCGTCCTCCTGGGCATCTCCGCGGCCCTCTGGGGTGGCTGGCTGGAACACGCCGGTCCCCGCAAGGCCGGTGTGGTGGCCGCCATCTGCTGGTGCGGCGGCCTCTTGATCTCGGCCCTGGGCGTGAAGACGCACCAGATCTGGCTGATGTGGCTGGGCTCGGGCGTGATCGGCGGCGTGGGCCTGGGCCTGGGCTATATCTCGCCCGTGTCGACCCTGATCAAGTGGTTCCCTGACCGTCGCGGCATGGCCACCGGCATGGCCATCATGGGCTTCGGCGGCGGCGCGCTGGTCGGCACCCCGCTGGCTGATGCGCTGATGAAGAAGTTCGCCACCCCCACTTCGGTGGGCGTGTGGGAAACCTTCGTGGTCATGGCCGTCATCTACTTCGTCTTCATGATGGCCGGCGCCTTCGGCTACCGCGTGCCGCCGACCGGCTGGAAGCCGGCTGGCTGGACCCCGCCGGTGGCCAAGTCCTCGGCGACCATGATCACCCAGAACCACGTGCACGTCTCCAAGGTCTGGGGCATTCCCCAGTTCTGGCTGGTGTGGCTGGTGCTCTGCCTGAACGTGTCGGCCGGTATCGGCGTCATCGGCATCGCCTCGCCGATGCTGCAGGAAGTGTTCGGCGGCAAGCTCTTGGGCGTAAACATCGGCTTCAATGACCTCTCGGTCGAGCAGAAGACCGCCATCGCAGCGCTGGCTGCCGGCTTCACGGGCCTGATCTCGCTGTTCAACATCGGTGGCCGTTTCGCCTGGGCGTCGTGCTCGGACTTCTTCGGTCGCAAGATGACCTACGCCATCTTCTTCGTGCTGGGCTTCGTGCTGTACGTGAGCCTGCCGTGGTCGGCCAAGGCCGGCAACATCCCGCTGTTCGTGGGTGCGGTCTGCATCATCCTGTCGATGTATGGCGGCGGCTTCGCTACCGTGCCGGCTTACCTGGCCGACCTGTTCGGCACCCAGATGGTGGGCGCCATCCACGGCCGCCTGCTGACCGCGTGGGCCACTGCCGGCATCCTCGGTCCGGTGGTGGTGAACTACATGCGTGAGTACCAGCTGGCCCAGGGCATGCCCAAGAACGAGGTCTACAACACCACCATGTACATCCTGGCCGGCATGCTCATCCTGGGCCTGATCTGCAACCTGCTGATCCGCCCGGTCGCAGCCAAGCACTTCATGACGCCGGAAGAACTGGCCCATGAAAAGAAACTGGCCCACGAAAAGTCGGCGGCCGATGCCGCAGTCACTGCCGGTTCGGGCGACATGTCCCAGATCGGCAGCGGCGGCAACCCCGTCTTCATCGGTCTGGCCTGGGCGGCTGTCGGTATTCCGCTGATCTGGGGGATCACCCTGGTGCTGCAGAAGTCGGCGGTGCTGTTCCGTTGA
- a CDS encoding formate dehydrogenase subunit delta: protein MNTEHLVKMANQIGSFFSTMPDRDQAIADLATHLKRFWEPRMRKAFLEHIEKTQGAGVDAIVLEAVNRHLQQLAV from the coding sequence ATGAATACCGAACACCTGGTCAAGATGGCCAACCAGATTGGCAGTTTCTTTTCCACCATGCCCGACCGCGATCAGGCCATCGCCGACCTGGCCACCCATCTCAAGCGCTTCTGGGAGCCGCGCATGCGCAAGGCCTTCCTGGAACATATCGAGAAGACGCAAGGGGCGGGTGTGGACGCCATCGTGCTCGAGGCGGTCAATCGGCATTTGCAGCAGTTGGCGGTGTAG
- a CDS encoding LysR family transcriptional regulator: MKQMNIAAADLNLLKTFIVIWELRSLTAAAERLHLTQPAVSHALRRLREMFDDPLFVRSTSAMVPTETAIRLHEPIARALDILQEALHTHAQFDPATATRTFHLVMSDMSCSHVLPLLMEELAHAAPHVSIEVQQMAMENLGAAMRNGDVDLAFGYLPGLPEDCQSQLVLYDDYICMLRREHPLAQGPLTLENLLQLRYVYTVTNTTGHQLAEDVLRNAGVKRDVALRMPHFTVAPQIVRITDLALFLPRSIAERNNLDHAFVLLDLPLEMPRIPVSIYTHTRFSGDTGIQWLRSLLIEMFGRGSHDDCAR; this comes from the coding sequence ATGAAGCAAATGAATATCGCCGCAGCCGACCTGAACCTGCTCAAGACCTTCATCGTCATCTGGGAGCTGCGCAGCCTCACCGCCGCCGCCGAGCGCCTGCACCTGACGCAGCCGGCGGTGAGCCATGCACTGCGCCGCCTGCGCGAGATGTTCGATGATCCGCTGTTCGTGCGCAGCACCAGCGCCATGGTGCCGACCGAAACGGCCATTCGCCTGCATGAGCCCATCGCACGCGCGCTCGACATCCTGCAGGAGGCCTTGCACACCCACGCACAGTTCGACCCGGCCACGGCCACCCGCACCTTCCACCTGGTGATGTCGGACATGTCGTGCAGCCACGTGCTGCCGCTGCTGATGGAAGAGCTGGCCCATGCGGCGCCGCATGTGTCGATCGAGGTGCAGCAGATGGCCATGGAAAACCTGGGCGCAGCCATGCGCAATGGCGACGTCGACCTGGCCTTCGGCTACCTGCCCGGCCTGCCGGAAGACTGCCAGAGCCAGCTGGTGCTCTATGACGATTACATCTGCATGCTGCGTCGGGAACATCCGCTGGCGCAGGGACCGCTGACGTTGGAGAACCTGCTGCAGTTGCGCTACGTCTACACCGTCACCAATACCACCGGCCACCAGTTGGCCGAGGATGTGCTGCGCAATGCGGGCGTGAAGCGCGACGTCGCGCTGCGCATGCCGCACTTCACGGTAGCGCCGCAGATCGTGCGCATCACCGACCTGGCGCTGTTCCTGCCGCGCAGCATCGCCGAGCGCAACAACCTCGACCATGCCTTCGTGCTGCTGGACCTGCCGTTGGAGATGCCGCGCATTCCGGTAAGCATCTACACCCACACGCGCTTCT
- a CDS encoding flavin reductase, with protein MKQDFRDAMARLSAAVNIITTDGPAGRAAMTVSAVSSVSDEPATVLVCINVSSAAHPILVGNGRLCINILAAHHEDVARIIAGMTGLAAEERMAQVRWEMGDYGQPVLPDALAVLEGDIVLQQQTGTHSVLFVEIRHIRLAAAQADGLAYFGRRFHRIAAGVAVAA; from the coding sequence ATGAAGCAAGACTTTCGCGACGCCATGGCGCGCCTCTCGGCGGCCGTCAACATCATCACCACCGACGGTCCCGCAGGCCGTGCGGCGATGACGGTCAGCGCCGTCAGCTCGGTCTCGGATGAGCCGGCCACGGTGCTGGTCTGCATCAACGTCAGCAGCGCAGCGCATCCTATCCTCGTTGGCAATGGCCGCCTGTGCATCAACATCCTGGCCGCGCATCACGAAGACGTGGCGCGCATCATCGCCGGCATGACCGGGCTGGCCGCCGAGGAACGCATGGCGCAGGTGCGCTGGGAGATGGGTGACTACGGCCAGCCGGTGCTGCCGGATGCGCTGGCGGTGCTGGAAGGGGATATCGTGTTGCAGCAGCAGACGGGGACGCATAGCGTGCTGTTCGTGGAGATCCGGCATATCCGCCTGGCGGCGGCGCAGGCCGATGGACTGGCTTACTTCGGGCGCAGGTTTCATCGGATTGCGGCGGGGGTGGCAGTAGCAGCATGA
- the fdhD gene encoding formate dehydrogenase accessory sulfurtransferase FdhD — translation MNTSKPSSPLIDDSTGDYATFTHVQVDRWRDGQRETVEDVVAEEVPIALEYNGISHAVMMATPADLEDFALGFSLTEGILADPSELYECEIVPGCEGVQVQMRIATERFVALKEKRRNLTGRTGCGLCGAETLEQAVRHPQAVQGGASFSVQQVHAAFEQMQAGQQLQQATGATHAAAWMDASGRIVLVREDVGRHNALDKLIGALAEEGEDFAQGAAIITSRASYEMVQKAATVGISFIAAVSAPTALAIRLAEETDVTLLGFVRKQGHVVYARPHRLR, via the coding sequence ATGAACACCAGCAAGCCCAGTAGCCCCCTCATCGATGACAGCACCGGCGACTACGCCACCTTCACCCACGTGCAGGTGGATCGCTGGCGCGACGGCCAGCGCGAGACCGTGGAGGATGTGGTCGCCGAGGAAGTCCCGATCGCGCTGGAATACAACGGCATCTCGCACGCCGTGATGATGGCTACGCCCGCCGACCTGGAAGATTTCGCGCTGGGCTTCTCGCTCACCGAAGGCATCCTGGCCGACCCCAGCGAGCTGTATGAATGCGAGATCGTGCCCGGCTGCGAAGGTGTGCAGGTCCAGATGCGCATTGCCACCGAGCGCTTCGTGGCGCTCAAGGAAAAGCGCCGCAACCTGACTGGCCGCACCGGCTGCGGCCTGTGCGGGGCCGAGACGCTGGAGCAGGCGGTACGTCATCCGCAGGCGGTGCAGGGCGGAGCTTCGTTCTCGGTGCAGCAGGTGCATGCGGCCTTCGAGCAGATGCAGGCGGGGCAGCAATTGCAGCAGGCCACGGGCGCGACGCACGCGGCGGCGTGGATGGACGCCTCCGGGCGCATCGTGCTGGTGCGGGAAGATGTGGGTCGCCACAATGCGCTGGACAAGCTCATCGGCGCATTGGCGGAAGAGGGCGAGGACTTTGCCCAGGGCGCGGCCATCATCACCAGCCGCGCCAGTTACGAGATGGTGCAGAAGGCCGCCACGGTGGGCATCAGCTTCATCGCCGCCGTCTCGGCCCCGACCGCGCTGGCCATCAGGCTGGCCGAAGAGACCGATGTGACGCTGCTGGGCTTTGTGCGCAAGCAGGGGCATGTGGTGTATGCACGGCCGCATCGCCTGCGATGA
- the fdhF gene encoding formate dehydrogenase subunit alpha, with protein sequence MNQLNETDYGTPARASDNMVTLEIDGVAVTVPAGTSVMRASVEAGINVPKLCATDSLEPFGSCRLCLVEIEKDGRKMKGYPASCTTPCEPGMKVQTQTPKLAEIRRGVMELYISDHPLDCLTCPTNGNCELQDMAGVVGLREVRYGYEGENHTKMKKDESNPYFTYDPSKCIVCNRCVRACEETQGTFALTINGRGFESRVSAGQMEAFMESECVSCGACVEACPTATLTEKTVIMLGQAEHSKVTTCAYCGVGCSFKAEMKGNEVVRMVPYKDGKANQGHSCVKGRFAWGYATHKDRILNPMIRKSINDPWREVSWEEALSYAASEFRRIQAKHGKDSIGGITSSRCTNEETYLVQKLVRAAFGNNNVDTCARVCHSPTGYGLKQTLGESAGTQTFESVMKSDVILIMGANPAAGHPVFASQIKRRVRQGAKLIVIDPRTTEMVKSPHIQADYHLKLRPGTNTAIITALAHVILSEGLQDEAYIQERCDLQSYQDWKEFVLREDNSPEAMAAITGVPAEIIRGAARLYATGGNAAIYYGLGVTEHAQGSTTVMGIANLAMCTGNVGREGVGVNPLRGQNNVQGSCDMGSFPHELPGYRHISDSTVRNQFEQAWGVTLNPEPGLRIPNMFDAALDGSFKGLYCEGEDIVQSDPNTQHVAAALQAMECIVVQDLFLNETAKYAHVFLPGSSFLEKDGTFTNAERRISRVRKVMPPKAGKSDWEVTVALAEALGYPMPYNHPSEIMDEIAALTPSFHGVSYDKLEKLGSIQWPCNESAPEGTPIMHVGSFIRGKGKFINTQYFATDEKVTQRYPLILTTGRILSQYNVGAQTRRTENSQWHSEDRLEIHPHDAEDRGIREGDWVGVESRAGQTVLRATVTEKVQPGVVYTTFHFPESGANVITTDNSDWATNCPEYKVTAVQVMPVTQPSQWQQHYQRFNREQLDLLKGQAQAEPLVTK encoded by the coding sequence ATGAACCAGCTCAATGAAACGGATTACGGCACCCCCGCGCGTGCCTCGGACAACATGGTCACGCTGGAGATCGACGGCGTGGCAGTCACCGTGCCGGCCGGCACTTCGGTCATGCGCGCCTCGGTCGAGGCCGGCATCAACGTGCCCAAGCTATGCGCCACCGACAGCCTGGAACCTTTCGGTTCCTGCCGCCTGTGCCTGGTGGAAATCGAAAAGGATGGCCGCAAGATGAAGGGCTATCCGGCTTCCTGCACCACGCCCTGCGAGCCGGGCATGAAGGTGCAGACGCAGACCCCCAAGCTGGCCGAGATCCGGCGCGGCGTGATGGAACTCTACATCTCCGACCACCCGCTGGATTGCCTGACCTGTCCCACCAACGGCAACTGCGAACTGCAGGACATGGCCGGCGTGGTCGGCCTGCGCGAAGTGCGCTACGGCTACGAGGGCGAGAACCACACCAAGATGAAGAAGGATGAATCCAATCCCTACTTCACCTATGATCCTTCCAAGTGCATCGTCTGCAACCGCTGCGTGCGCGCCTGCGAAGAAACCCAGGGCACGTTTGCACTGACGATCAACGGACGCGGTTTCGAATCGCGTGTGTCGGCAGGGCAGATGGAAGCCTTCATGGAATCCGAATGCGTCTCCTGCGGCGCCTGCGTGGAGGCTTGCCCGACTGCCACCCTGACGGAAAAGACCGTCATCATGCTGGGTCAGGCCGAGCACAGCAAGGTCACCACTTGCGCCTACTGCGGCGTGGGTTGTTCCTTCAAGGCCGAGATGAAGGGCAATGAAGTGGTGCGCATGGTGCCGTACAAGGACGGCAAGGCCAACCAGGGCCACTCCTGCGTCAAGGGCCGTTTCGCCTGGGGTTATGCGACCCACAAGGACCGCATCCTGAACCCCATGATCCGCAAGAGCATCAACGACCCCTGGCGCGAAGTCTCGTGGGAAGAAGCGCTGTCCTATGCGGCCAGCGAATTCCGCCGCATCCAGGCCAAGCATGGCAAGGACTCCATCGGCGGCATTACCTCCTCCCGCTGCACCAATGAAGAAACCTATCTGGTGCAGAAGCTGGTGCGCGCCGCCTTTGGCAACAACAACGTCGATACCTGTGCGCGCGTGTGCCATTCGCCGACCGGCTACGGTCTCAAGCAGACCCTGGGCGAATCGGCCGGCACCCAGACCTTCGAATCGGTGATGAAGTCCGACGTCATCCTCATCATGGGCGCCAATCCGGCGGCCGGCCATCCGGTCTTTGCCTCGCAGATCAAGCGCCGCGTGCGCCAGGGCGCCAAGCTGATCGTGATCGATCCGCGCACCACCGAGATGGTCAAGTCGCCGCATATCCAGGCCGACTATCACCTCAAGCTGCGCCCCGGCACCAATACCGCCATCATCACCGCACTGGCCCACGTGATCCTCTCCGAGGGCTTGCAGGATGAAGCCTACATCCAGGAACGCTGCGACCTGCAGTCGTACCAGGACTGGAAGGAATTCGTCCTGCGCGAAGACAATTCGCCCGAAGCCATGGCTGCCATCACCGGCGTGCCCGCCGAGATCATCCGTGGCGCGGCTCGCCTGTACGCCACCGGCGGCAATGCCGCGATCTACTACGGCCTGGGCGTGACCGAGCATGCGCAAGGGTCGACCACCGTGATGGGCATTGCCAACCTGGCCATGTGCACCGGCAATGTCGGTCGCGAAGGCGTGGGCGTGAACCCGCTGCGGGGCCAGAACAATGTGCAGGGTTCCTGCGACATGGGTTCCTTCCCGCATGAACTGCCGGGCTATCGCCACATTTCGGACTCCACCGTGCGCAACCAGTTCGAGCAGGCCTGGGGCGTGACGCTGAACCCGGAGCCGGGCCTGCGCATTCCCAACATGTTCGATGCGGCCCTCGACGGCAGCTTCAAGGGCCTGTATTGCGAAGGCGAGGACATCGTGCAATCGGACCCGAATACCCAGCACGTCGCTGCGGCCCTGCAGGCCATGGAATGCATCGTGGTGCAGGACCTGTTCCTCAATGAAACGGCCAAGTATGCGCACGTCTTCCTGCCCGGTTCGTCCTTCCTGGAAAAGGATGGCACCTTCACCAACGCCGAGCGCCGCATCTCGCGCGTGCGCAAGGTGATGCCGCCCAAGGCCGGCAAGTCCGACTGGGAAGTCACGGTGGCGCTGGCTGAAGCGCTGGGTTACCCGATGCCGTACAATCACCCCTCGGAAATCATGGATGAGATCGCCGCCCTGACGCCCAGCTTCCATGGCGTGAGCTACGACAAGCTGGAAAAGCTCGGCAGCATCCAGTGGCCCTGCAACGAGTCGGCTCCGGAAGGCACGCCCATCATGCACGTGGGCAGCTTCATCCGTGGCAAGGGCAAGTTCATCAACACGCAATACTTCGCCACCGATGAGAAGGTGACGCAGCGTTACCCGTTGATCCTGACCACCGGCCGCATCCTGTCGCAGTACAACGTGGGCGCGCAGACGCGCCGCACCGAGAACTCGCAATGGCACAGTGAAGACCGGCTGGAGATCCACCCGCACGATGCCGAGGATCGTGGCATCCGCGAGGGCGACTGGGTCGGTGTGGAGTCGCGCGCAGGCCAGACCGTGCTACGCGCGACCGTGACCGAGAAGGTGCAGCCGGGGGTGGTCTATACCACCTTCCACTTCCCGGAATCGGGCGCCAACGTGATCACCACCGACAACTCCGACTGGGCCACCAACTGCCCCGAGTACAAGGTGACGGCGGTGCAGGTGATGCCGGTGACGCAGCCCTCGCAATGGCAGCAGCATTACCAGCGCTTCAACCGCGAGCAGCTCGATCTGCTCAAGGGCCAGGCGCAGGCCGAGCCCTTGGTGACGAAGTAG